A genomic region of Thermotoga sp. Ku-13t contains the following coding sequences:
- a CDS encoding glucose-1-phosphate adenylyltransferase, whose amino-acid sequence MRRVLALILAGGHGKRLGVLTEKIAKPAVPFGGKYRLIDFTLSNCVNSGIYHVGVLTQYRPHLLINHIGIGRPWDLDRKKGGLFVLQPYLGGVAGWYKGTADAVYQNIEFVDEVNPERVLILSGDHVYAMDYNDMLDFHILKNAEGTIACMEVPLDEASRFGIMVTDVESRIVDFEEKPAKPRSNLASLGIYVFNWPFLREYLIKDAQDEGSSHDFGKDIIPRMIREGRRIFAFRFNGYWRDVGTIRSYWESNLELTRPLPPLNLYDRHWRFYTQTEEMPPAYCAPESKISNSIISEGCEIHGVVENSVLFQGVHVGEGSVIKNSVVMTGTIIGRNCFIENSIVAERVIIADNVQIGVGEDAPSSLDPEVYTGLITVIGMYSKIPENTRIGKNCVVGVGVTEQDFTSKELPSGGFVLHRE is encoded by the coding sequence GTGAGACGTGTGCTGGCACTGATCCTTGCGGGTGGTCATGGGAAGAGGCTGGGTGTGCTCACGGAAAAGATCGCGAAGCCGGCGGTACCTTTCGGGGGAAAGTACAGGCTCATAGATTTCACGCTGAGCAACTGTGTCAATTCGGGAATATACCACGTCGGAGTGTTGACGCAATATAGACCACACCTTCTGATCAACCACATCGGTATCGGCAGGCCGTGGGACCTGGACAGGAAGAAGGGTGGTTTGTTCGTTCTTCAACCTTACCTCGGCGGGGTCGCAGGATGGTACAAAGGAACGGCGGACGCGGTCTATCAGAACATCGAGTTCGTGGACGAAGTGAATCCAGAACGCGTGCTGATACTCTCAGGGGATCATGTGTACGCGATGGATTACAACGACATGCTGGATTTCCACATACTCAAGAACGCCGAGGGGACCATCGCCTGCATGGAAGTTCCCTTAGATGAAGCGAGCAGGTTCGGGATCATGGTGACGGACGTAGAATCTCGCATCGTGGATTTCGAGGAGAAACCTGCCAAACCGAGATCCAACCTTGCTTCGCTCGGCATCTACGTTTTCAACTGGCCTTTCCTGAGAGAGTACCTCATAAAGGACGCCCAAGATGAGGGCAGTTCACACGATTTCGGTAAGGACATCATCCCGAGGATGATCAGAGAAGGCAGGCGCATCTTCGCATTCAGGTTCAACGGTTACTGGCGCGATGTGGGAACGATCAGATCGTACTGGGAGAGCAACCTCGAGCTCACAAGGCCCCTGCCTCCGTTGAACCTTTACGACAGGCACTGGAGGTTCTACACGCAGACCGAAGAGATGCCACCCGCTTACTGTGCTCCGGAGTCTAAAATTTCCAACTCCATCATCAGCGAAGGATGCGAGATACACGGAGTCGTTGAGAACAGCGTGCTGTTCCAGGGCGTTCACGTTGGAGAAGGGAGTGTCATCAAAAACAGCGTGGTCATGACCGGAACGATCATCGGGAGAAACTGTTTTATAGAGAACAGCATCGTAGCCGAGAGAGTGATCATCGCTGACAACGTGCAGATCGGTGTGGGAGAAGACGCACCCAGCAGTCTGGACCCGGAAGTTTACACGGGCCTGATCACCGTGATAGGTATGTACTCAAAAATTCCGGAAAACACACGAATCGGCAAAAACTGCGTCGTAGGCGTGGGTGTGACGGAACAGGACTTCACCTCGAAGGAGCTCCCTTCGGGCGGGTTCGTGCTCCACAGGGAGTGA
- a CDS encoding RnfABCDGE type electron transport complex subunit D, with the protein MKLIQSDAPHIRTKDSVRSIMLDVLLALAPAVAVATFFFGWYALFLCLFGAIVGELIEWFIVRVLRGQKDFSFDFSAAVTGLLLAMNLPPTAPWWLLLIGLLVALGVAKHAFGGIGQNIFNPALVGRIFLLISFPTLMTRWVSPVRGFAKSVWDAMTSATALGILKNSGFSAAIQRFSYTDLFFGNVGGCIGETSAFVLLLGFIYLLIRKRVNPVIPATYIGTVLAFASIMYLVNAEKFGTPLFHILSGGLFLGALFMATDMVTSPMTIKGQAVFGIGCGVVTMIIRLFAGYPEGVSLAIVLMNALVPLIDRAFKPKIFGEVKV; encoded by the coding sequence ATGAAACTGATCCAGAGTGATGCTCCACACATAAGGACGAAAGATTCTGTCAGGTCGATCATGCTGGACGTACTTCTGGCGCTCGCACCGGCTGTGGCTGTGGCGACGTTCTTCTTCGGCTGGTACGCGCTGTTCCTCTGCTTGTTCGGTGCGATAGTTGGAGAACTGATCGAGTGGTTCATCGTCAGAGTGCTGCGCGGGCAGAAAGACTTCAGCTTCGATTTCAGTGCGGCCGTGACGGGTCTGTTGCTCGCGATGAACCTTCCTCCTACCGCACCGTGGTGGTTGCTGCTGATAGGCCTTCTCGTTGCACTCGGCGTGGCCAAGCACGCCTTCGGTGGAATAGGTCAGAACATATTCAACCCTGCGCTCGTTGGAAGAATTTTCCTGCTGATATCATTCCCAACGTTGATGACCAGATGGGTTTCTCCGGTGAGAGGCTTCGCGAAATCCGTCTGGGATGCGATGACTTCCGCGACTGCCCTTGGAATCTTGAAAAATTCTGGTTTTTCGGCAGCCATCCAAAGGTTCAGTTACACGGACCTGTTCTTCGGAAACGTGGGCGGATGCATCGGTGAAACGAGTGCGTTTGTGCTCCTGCTCGGATTCATCTATCTGTTAATCAGAAAGCGTGTCAATCCCGTCATCCCTGCCACTTACATAGGTACCGTCCTTGCCTTTGCGAGCATCATGTACCTGGTGAATGCCGAAAAGTTTGGCACACCACTCTTCCACATACTCAGCGGAGGACTTTTCCTCGGAGCTCTGTTCATGGCAACGGACATGGTGACCAGCCCGATGACCATCAAGGGCCAGGCGGTGTTCGGGATAGGTTGCGGCGTGGTGACGATGATCATCAGACTGTTCGCTGGATATCCTGAGGGTGTGTCGCTCGCAATTGTTTTGATGAATGCTCTGGTACCGCTCATCGATCGAGCCTTCAAGCCGAAGATCTTCGGGGAGGTCAAAGTATGA
- a CDS encoding DUF4899 domain-containing protein — translation MDFYLVTYRLKSRVTAEFGVGYFFGKSNDAPEYDVFVVPTRLLNQIVLDLNADYSSFMKAFVQQKNKFFSQYPETEDMSRELLSHLRSTINMRGPQLLGAELTAAVRDNDEELVRYIVQELFKDWAPKIEVDVFFKQVSYEDISAESYMQLWEDFEAEGLGQLMTRPDLADYPEVFPLVDPVLGKPLSEFDLGDTVFFLILSVKDKEKLEKLKQMYPKHFSQTRGVVPLSGALIGKELVKGKKGEYYLIKVDLGEGLIGKGLVPKSIKVMADYSRFQEKVSSMANVQQNWEQKLNEMVSQQPSQAPKAEVKMTSPTKVGSGDFLMAFLITLLIIGILLIASYFFLI, via the coding sequence CTGGACTTTTACTTAGTGACTTACAGATTGAAGAGCAGGGTAACTGCCGAATTCGGTGTTGGATATTTCTTCGGTAAGAGCAACGACGCGCCCGAATACGATGTGTTCGTCGTTCCCACGAGACTGCTCAATCAGATCGTTCTGGATTTGAACGCCGACTACAGCTCGTTCATGAAAGCCTTTGTACAGCAGAAGAACAAATTTTTCTCGCAGTATCCCGAGACCGAGGACATGTCCAGGGAACTGCTCAGTCATTTGAGGAGCACCATCAACATGCGAGGTCCACAGCTACTGGGCGCGGAGCTCACCGCGGCTGTGAGGGACAACGATGAGGAACTCGTCCGTTACATCGTTCAGGAACTGTTCAAAGACTGGGCACCGAAGATCGAAGTTGACGTCTTTTTCAAGCAGGTGAGCTACGAGGACATCTCTGCCGAAAGCTACATGCAGCTGTGGGAAGATTTCGAGGCCGAAGGGCTCGGTCAGTTGATGACGCGTCCCGACCTGGCCGATTATCCTGAGGTTTTTCCCCTTGTGGATCCAGTCCTCGGCAAGCCCCTTTCCGAGTTCGATCTGGGAGATACCGTGTTCTTCCTGATACTGAGCGTGAAGGACAAGGAAAAGCTTGAGAAGTTGAAACAAATGTATCCAAAACATTTTTCGCAGACGAGAGGCGTCGTTCCCCTGTCTGGTGCGCTCATCGGGAAAGAACTCGTCAAGGGTAAGAAGGGTGAATACTACCTGATAAAGGTCGATCTCGGGGAAGGATTGATCGGAAAGGGCCTGGTGCCGAAATCGATAAAGGTTATGGCGGATTACTCGAGATTTCAGGAAAAGGTTTCTTCCATGGCGAATGTCCAGCAAAACTGGGAACAGAAATTGAACGAGATGGTTTCTCAGCAACCTTCGCAGGCTCCCAAAGCGGAGGTGAAGATGACCTCACCGACAAAGGTCGGCAGTGGGGATTTCCTCATGGCGTTCCTGATAACGCTTTTGATAATCGGAATTCTGCTGATCGCGTCGTATTTCTTCCTGATATGA
- the rsxC gene encoding electron transport complex subunit RsxC: MKFLTFKGGTHPPEKKELAKDKAIVRMDPPQFVYVFLSNHAGAPAKPVVKEGDVVKTGQVIGEPGGFVSAYLHSPVTGVVRKIDKLYHPVQGRPMEVVVIERTDEDRWQLLEHSDWETLSREQLLEIVKKAGIVGLGGAMFPTHIKLNPPAGKTIDTFIVNGAECEPYLTVDHRLMLERAEDLVLGVKIVKKILNARKAYIGIESNKMDAYEHLKKVCADSDVEVVLLKTKYPQGAEKQLIYAITQRKVPVGGLPMDVGVVVQNVQTVIAIKEAVVDRKPLIERALTITGEAINNPMNVVARIGTTIQQLVDIAGGMKEDAEKLIMGGPMTGIAVNRLDIPILKGTSGVTVLAHEKEPIKKPCIRCTKCVVSCPMGLQPYLLYLLGNKKKYDQAVEEGLMACIECGVCAYVCPSKIDHVRVIKLTKRVYQALRGGKK, encoded by the coding sequence ATGAAGTTTTTAACCTTCAAAGGTGGAACCCATCCTCCTGAGAAGAAAGAACTGGCGAAAGACAAAGCCATCGTGAGGATGGATCCACCGCAGTTCGTTTATGTGTTTCTGTCGAACCACGCCGGAGCTCCCGCAAAACCCGTCGTTAAGGAAGGAGATGTTGTGAAGACGGGACAGGTGATAGGCGAACCTGGAGGATTCGTCTCTGCGTATTTGCATTCGCCCGTGACTGGCGTGGTGAGAAAGATAGATAAGCTCTATCATCCCGTGCAGGGTAGGCCCATGGAGGTCGTTGTGATCGAAAGGACTGACGAAGATAGGTGGCAACTTCTCGAGCACTCAGACTGGGAAACGCTCAGCAGAGAACAGCTCCTGGAGATCGTTAAAAAGGCGGGGATAGTTGGATTGGGAGGAGCGATGTTCCCAACGCACATCAAACTCAATCCGCCCGCCGGAAAGACGATAGATACCTTCATCGTGAATGGAGCTGAGTGCGAACCATACCTGACGGTGGATCACAGGCTCATGCTCGAGAGGGCTGAAGATCTCGTGCTCGGTGTGAAGATAGTCAAGAAGATCCTCAACGCCAGGAAGGCTTACATCGGGATCGAATCGAACAAGATGGACGCGTACGAACATTTGAAGAAGGTCTGCGCCGACAGCGACGTGGAAGTGGTCCTGTTGAAGACCAAGTACCCCCAGGGGGCGGAAAAACAGCTCATCTACGCGATCACGCAGAGAAAGGTGCCGGTCGGAGGATTACCTATGGACGTTGGGGTGGTAGTGCAAAATGTTCAAACCGTCATCGCGATAAAGGAAGCGGTCGTTGACAGAAAACCGCTGATCGAGCGTGCGTTGACGATAACCGGCGAAGCGATAAACAATCCAATGAACGTGGTCGCACGCATCGGTACAACGATCCAGCAGCTCGTGGACATCGCGGGTGGCATGAAGGAAGACGCCGAGAAACTGATCATGGGAGGTCCCATGACGGGCATCGCGGTGAACAGGCTCGACATCCCGATCCTCAAGGGTACATCCGGCGTCACCGTGCTCGCTCACGAGAAGGAACCGATCAAAAAACCCTGCATCAGGTGCACAAAATGCGTCGTTTCGTGCCCGATGGGATTGCAGCCTTATCTGCTCTATTTGCTGGGCAACAAGAAGAAGTACGATCAGGCGGTTGAGGAAGGCCTGATGGCCTGCATAGAGTGTGGTGTGTGCGCGTACGTGTGCCCATCGAAAATCGACCATGTCAGGGTCATAAAGCTCACCAAGAGGGTTTACCAGGCACTGAGAGGTGGTAAGAAATGA
- a CDS encoding RnfABCDGE type electron transport complex subunit G has product MKEYIKTGLILMVYCVVAGLALGLVYWVTKDRITMTEVQEKLGAVEQVLKDESGNYIVSLDQLREAVSKADQESKVIFESSEGKVYSPVYEFDSDLGKVYVLTGSSLGYGGPVTIVVCFIKKPEGFTLFSLKVTDFSQETPGLGAKIGDVEIQKRFYPMEASALTNGIRVDKDANLTHLSPEEAKKQGVAKVSDVMTGATITPRAVANALNAMLRYLSGVKE; this is encoded by the coding sequence ATGAAAGAATACATAAAAACTGGTCTCATATTGATGGTTTATTGTGTCGTTGCCGGACTCGCGCTCGGACTGGTCTATTGGGTAACCAAAGACAGGATCACGATGACGGAAGTTCAGGAAAAACTCGGTGCCGTCGAGCAGGTTCTCAAAGACGAATCAGGTAACTACATAGTCTCTCTGGATCAGCTCAGAGAGGCAGTCAGCAAGGCTGATCAGGAATCGAAGGTGATCTTCGAAAGTTCAGAGGGCAAGGTTTATTCTCCTGTTTATGAGTTCGATTCGGACCTTGGTAAAGTCTACGTGCTCACGGGTTCGAGTCTGGGATACGGTGGACCTGTGACGATCGTAGTGTGCTTCATAAAGAAGCCCGAAGGTTTCACACTGTTCTCTCTGAAGGTGACAGATTTCTCTCAGGAAACACCAGGCCTGGGAGCAAAGATAGGAGATGTAGAGATTCAGAAGAGGTTCTATCCCATGGAAGCTTCCGCGCTCACGAACGGTATCAGGGTCGACAAGGATGCGAATCTAACGCATCTTTCACCTGAAGAAGCGAAGAAGCAAGGTGTAGCAAAGGTGAGCGACGTGATGACGGGTGCAACGATCACGCCGCGTGCGGTGGCGAATGCGCTGAACGCGATGCTTCGTTATCTGTCGGGGGTGAAAGAATGA
- a CDS encoding electron transport complex subunit E translates to MSRMKEFTKGFFKENATYVQVLGMCPTLAVTTNAINGFGMGLAATAVLTMSNIVISSIRKGVPAKIRIPIFITVIATFVTIVDLLMHAFMYDLWKALGIFIPLIVVNCIIMGRAEAYASKNDVLNSALDGLGVGLGFTGSLVLLGSIREILGNGSIFGIKLWSNFNVFAMVLPPGAYMALGLLAALFTTISLKRKRGEQK, encoded by the coding sequence ATGAGCCGAATGAAAGAGTTCACGAAAGGCTTCTTCAAGGAGAACGCTACGTACGTTCAGGTGCTGGGTATGTGTCCCACCCTCGCCGTGACTACGAACGCGATCAACGGATTCGGTATGGGGCTTGCCGCCACTGCGGTTCTCACGATGTCCAACATCGTGATTTCTTCAATCAGAAAGGGTGTTCCTGCCAAGATAAGGATTCCCATCTTCATAACTGTGATAGCAACCTTCGTCACCATAGTGGATCTGCTCATGCACGCGTTCATGTACGATCTATGGAAAGCGCTGGGCATTTTCATACCCTTGATAGTTGTCAACTGCATCATTATGGGACGTGCAGAAGCTTACGCATCGAAGAACGATGTGCTGAACTCGGCACTGGATGGACTGGGTGTGGGACTCGGTTTCACAGGTTCACTCGTGTTACTCGGTTCGATCAGAGAAATTCTTGGCAATGGAAGCATCTTCGGTATAAAACTGTGGAGCAACTTCAACGTGTTCGCGATGGTACTTCCTCCCGGTGCTTACATGGCGCTGGGTTTGCTTGCAGCACTCTTCACCACCATCTCTCTGAAACGCAAGAGAGGTGAACAGAAATGA
- the rsxA gene encoding electron transport complex subunit RsxA, protein MRVFLILFSALLINNYVFIRFLGICPFLGVSKKLDTAVGMGFAATFVLVMSSVITWFVNKLLVVAGLEFLRTVSFILVIATFVQFVEFVIRKNSPSLYEALGIYLPLITTNCIILGVAILNAQAKYSLLEAIFHALGAGLGFLLALVIFAGIRERLELYELPKPFEGLPIALILASIISMAFMGFQGLIKL, encoded by the coding sequence ATGAGAGTCTTTTTGATACTTTTCTCGGCACTTCTGATAAACAACTACGTGTTCATTCGGTTTTTAGGCATATGCCCGTTCCTGGGAGTTTCGAAGAAACTGGATACCGCGGTTGGAATGGGCTTTGCGGCAACTTTCGTACTGGTGATGTCTTCTGTAATAACCTGGTTCGTCAACAAGCTTCTCGTTGTGGCGGGGCTCGAATTTCTCAGAACGGTTTCCTTCATCCTCGTCATTGCGACCTTCGTTCAGTTCGTTGAGTTCGTCATAAGGAAGAACAGTCCTTCACTGTACGAGGCACTTGGAATATACCTTCCGCTGATCACGACAAACTGTATCATCCTGGGTGTCGCGATATTGAACGCGCAGGCAAAATACAGCCTGCTCGAAGCGATCTTCCATGCGCTGGGAGCTGGCCTTGGTTTTCTCCTGGCTTTGGTGATCTTCGCAGGCATCAGAGAGAGGCTCGAGCTCTACGAACTCCCAAAGCCGTTCGAGGGACTTCCGATTGCCCTGATCCTTGCATCCATCATCTCCATGGCGTTCATGGGATTTCAGGGGCTCATAAAACTGTGA
- a CDS encoding RnfABCDGE type electron transport complex subunit B has product MLIAYSALLMAILGFAFGTFLAYSAKKFEVKEDPRVEMVKAALPGVNCGACGYAGCEAFAKAVVAGKVTPDMCTPGRASGVAEKIKEILKQNAPS; this is encoded by the coding sequence ATGCTGATCGCTTATTCAGCATTGCTCATGGCGATCCTCGGTTTTGCTTTCGGCACCTTTCTCGCTTATTCAGCGAAGAAGTTCGAAGTGAAAGAAGATCCGCGCGTAGAAATGGTGAAGGCAGCCTTACCCGGTGTGAACTGTGGAGCGTGTGGTTATGCCGGTTGTGAGGCGTTCGCGAAAGCTGTTGTCGCTGGTAAGGTTACACCGGACATGTGCACCCCTGGTAGAGCGTCCGGCGTGGCCGAAAAGATAAAGGAGATTTTGAAACAGAATGCGCCCAGTTGA
- a CDS encoding radical SAM protein, translating into MKLRSSAGTLYKLGLRKGPSEPMKTAYLMLDGVCQFNCSYCTHASTVGRSPFLSRVLWPEVEDPSVFFERLSCSDFERMCVQVVSYKGFETDLLELVEQLRDLRKAISVSVRVTDVEFGEKLFESGVDRIGIAIDVANEELFRKYRGGNLRELKRVIQQLAKNHPGRITTHLIVGLGESDRDLFETLLWLRDICVETALFAFIPLKATPLENHPRPSLERYRKVQLARFLIYRGLENSIEFENDSIRGFRTLPDDFNRAFLTSGCPDCTRPYYNENPSGPLYNVHSEEMLNSMEVIG; encoded by the coding sequence TTGAAGCTGAGATCGTCTGCGGGGACGCTGTACAAACTTGGATTGAGGAAAGGTCCCTCTGAACCGATGAAAACGGCGTACCTGATGCTCGATGGTGTGTGCCAGTTCAACTGCAGCTACTGCACGCACGCCTCGACTGTTGGAAGATCTCCCTTCCTCAGCAGAGTTCTCTGGCCCGAGGTGGAAGATCCTTCGGTTTTTTTTGAGAGACTGAGCTGCAGCGATTTTGAGAGGATGTGTGTTCAGGTCGTTTCTTACAAAGGTTTCGAAACGGACCTGCTCGAACTCGTCGAACAGCTGAGAGATTTGAGAAAAGCCATATCGGTTTCTGTTCGCGTCACAGATGTCGAATTCGGTGAAAAATTGTTCGAAAGCGGTGTCGACAGGATCGGAATAGCGATAGATGTGGCGAACGAAGAGTTGTTCAGAAAGTACAGAGGTGGGAACCTTCGAGAACTCAAACGGGTGATACAACAGCTTGCAAAGAATCATCCTGGAAGAATCACCACGCACCTCATCGTCGGTCTTGGTGAAAGCGACAGGGACCTGTTCGAAACGCTGCTCTGGCTGAGAGACATCTGTGTCGAAACCGCGCTGTTCGCTTTCATCCCTCTGAAAGCTACCCCTCTTGAGAACCATCCGAGGCCCTCTCTCGAAAGGTACAGAAAGGTTCAACTGGCGCGCTTTTTGATATACAGAGGACTCGAAAATTCGATCGAGTTCGAGAACGATTCCATCAGAGGTTTCAGGACTCTGCCAGACGATTTCAACAGGGCTTTCCTGACGAGTGGCTGTCCGGATTGTACCAGGCCTTATTACAACGAGAATCCATCAGGGCCCCTTTACAACGTACACAGTGAAGAAATGCTGAACTCGATGGAGGTGATAGGATGA
- a CDS encoding methyltransferase, whose translation MASSSSLRDDFDPDVLRCVLVPDAGREHRPTHASSLLAWYTKPKRKDRIVELGCGTGIVSAYLAMNYDVEVHCIERNELLARLARETVKMNSLEGRMFVHHASCAQVRELFSAEQFDIVVSNPPHHLTGMPSPLKLRRETRSIDFNEAESFAEATAYLLRNRGKFVFVLSCEHLMFWLSEFVKRKLQPKRLIPIYGDPKRDAILTIIEGVKNGGIGLKLEPPIVLKRV comes from the coding sequence TTGGCATCGTCGAGTTCGTTGAGAGATGACTTCGACCCGGATGTCCTCAGATGCGTTCTCGTTCCGGACGCTGGCAGAGAACACAGGCCCACGCATGCGTCCAGCCTGCTTGCTTGGTATACAAAGCCCAAAAGGAAAGATCGCATCGTCGAGCTGGGTTGTGGAACCGGCATAGTCTCAGCCTACCTCGCGATGAACTACGACGTTGAAGTCCACTGCATCGAAAGGAACGAACTTCTGGCCAGGCTGGCGCGCGAGACGGTGAAGATGAACTCGCTCGAAGGCAGAATGTTCGTTCACCACGCCTCGTGCGCTCAGGTCAGAGAACTTTTCTCCGCCGAGCAGTTCGACATCGTCGTGTCGAATCCTCCTCACCACCTGACGGGAATGCCGAGTCCATTGAAGCTGAGGAGAGAAACCAGATCGATAGACTTCAACGAGGCCGAATCTTTCGCGGAGGCCACCGCGTACCTGCTGAGAAACAGAGGTAAATTCGTCTTCGTTCTGTCCTGTGAGCATCTGATGTTCTGGCTGAGCGAGTTCGTCAAACGGAAGTTGCAACCCAAACGATTGATACCAATCTATGGCGATCCCAAAAGAGACGCGATCCTGACGATCATCGAAGGTGTCAAAAACGGGGGCATCGGCCTGAAGCTCGAGCCCCCGATCGTGCTCAAAAGAGTCTGA
- the ackA gene encoding acetate kinase yields the protein MKILVVNCGSSSIKYQFIDMNGEKVLCKGLAERIGIEGSRLVHRVNNDKHVIERSMKDHEEALKIVLEALIDPEIGVIKNLSEIDAVGHRVVHGGEKFASSVLIDDEVLKVLEENVHLAPLHNPPNIMGIKAIQKLLPNVPNVGVFDTAFHQSMPKKAYLYGLPYELYEKYRIRRYGFHGTSHRYVSKRAAEILGRDYYDFKVITCHLGNGASIAAIRHGRSIDTSMGFTPLEGLVMGTRCGDIDPAIVIYLQQNLGMSVEKVYDLLNKKSGMLGLTNNLSSDMRDIEDAAQAGNEIAQLALDIYIYRIAKYIGAYAAAMNGVDAIVFTAGVGENSPYVREKVCEYLGFLGVKIDKQLNDVKGVERIISTPDSRVAVLIVPTNEELVIARDTKYIVENRVRELRLF from the coding sequence TTGAAGATACTCGTTGTGAACTGCGGTAGCTCTTCCATCAAGTATCAGTTCATTGACATGAACGGAGAGAAGGTCCTGTGCAAAGGGCTTGCGGAGAGAATAGGTATCGAAGGGAGCAGACTCGTGCACAGGGTGAACAACGACAAGCATGTCATCGAAAGATCCATGAAGGACCACGAAGAAGCGCTCAAGATCGTCCTGGAAGCACTGATCGATCCAGAAATTGGAGTCATCAAAAACCTTTCGGAGATCGATGCGGTTGGACACAGGGTCGTGCACGGTGGTGAAAAGTTCGCAAGTTCCGTTCTGATCGACGATGAGGTGTTGAAGGTTCTGGAGGAGAACGTGCATCTGGCTCCGCTGCACAATCCACCCAACATAATGGGAATAAAGGCGATTCAGAAACTTCTGCCGAACGTTCCGAACGTCGGGGTTTTCGACACAGCGTTCCACCAGTCGATGCCGAAGAAGGCGTACCTTTACGGTTTGCCTTACGAACTGTACGAGAAGTACAGGATCAGAAGATACGGCTTTCACGGGACAAGCCACAGGTACGTTTCGAAGAGGGCAGCCGAGATACTCGGCAGGGATTACTACGATTTCAAGGTGATCACGTGCCATCTGGGAAACGGTGCCTCGATAGCGGCCATCAGGCACGGCAGATCCATCGACACCTCGATGGGTTTCACACCGCTCGAAGGTCTCGTCATGGGAACCAGGTGTGGCGACATCGACCCAGCGATCGTGATCTATCTGCAGCAGAATCTGGGTATGTCGGTCGAGAAGGTCTACGACCTGTTGAACAAGAAGAGTGGAATGCTGGGACTCACGAACAACCTCAGTTCTGACATGCGAGATATAGAAGACGCGGCGCAGGCGGGCAACGAGATCGCCCAGCTGGCTCTGGACATCTACATATACAGGATCGCCAAGTACATCGGCGCCTACGCGGCGGCGATGAACGGGGTGGACGCGATAGTGTTCACCGCGGGTGTCGGCGAGAACTCACCCTACGTCAGGGAAAAGGTCTGCGAATACCTTGGGTTCCTCGGAGTGAAGATCGACAAACAGTTGAACGATGTGAAGGGTGTGGAAAGGATCATCAGCACCCCAGATTCCAGAGTTGCCGTGCTGATAGTCCCCACCAACGAAGAGCTCGTCATCGCACGCGACACGAAGTACATAGTCGAGAACAGAGTGAGGGAACTCAGACTCTTTTGA
- the dprA gene encoding DNA-processing protein DprA: MRPVEIFALWKFGKYDLETLKSFNEKFESLEEVSQSKLFEFERIDFDAVRRFAEEQQELVEKAKAKVISFWHEDYPPLLRESSSAPVALFCLGDEKLLKRECVSIVGTRRMTSYGKKIAHEIAFTAARAGLVVVSGLAFGIDSCAHSAALEAGGKTIAVLGTSVDVPYPASNRRLYERIAQDGCIVSEFPMQTKAAKQNFPARNRIIAGLSRATIVVEAPKDSGALITAQFAADMGRDVFAVPGDVDRASSEGCNWLLKAGAIPLTYHSEILQYYGLDGRLDREQDDFLKIFSQGPLMFDEIVDMLKVDPTELLVKLTEYELDGKLVKLEDGRYHIVGR, from the coding sequence ATGCGCCCAGTTGAGATCTTCGCGCTCTGGAAGTTTGGAAAGTACGATCTTGAAACCCTAAAGAGCTTCAACGAAAAGTTTGAAAGCCTCGAAGAAGTGTCACAATCGAAACTCTTCGAATTTGAGCGCATCGACTTCGATGCTGTGAGGAGATTCGCAGAAGAACAGCAGGAACTGGTTGAGAAAGCGAAAGCAAAAGTCATCAGCTTCTGGCATGAAGACTATCCACCGCTTCTGAGAGAATCTTCATCGGCTCCGGTGGCTCTTTTCTGCCTCGGCGACGAGAAACTTTTGAAAAGAGAGTGCGTTTCAATCGTCGGAACGCGCAGGATGACGAGTTATGGGAAGAAGATCGCACACGAAATAGCTTTCACAGCGGCGCGGGCGGGTCTGGTCGTGGTGAGTGGGCTCGCCTTCGGTATCGACAGTTGCGCTCACAGTGCCGCACTCGAAGCCGGTGGAAAGACGATCGCTGTGCTCGGAACCAGTGTTGACGTACCCTATCCGGCTTCGAACAGGAGGCTTTACGAAAGAATTGCTCAGGATGGATGTATCGTGAGTGAATTTCCCATGCAAACGAAAGCAGCAAAACAAAACTTTCCCGCGCGCAACAGGATCATCGCGGGTTTGAGTAGAGCCACGATCGTCGTTGAAGCTCCAAAAGACAGTGGTGCGCTGATCACAGCGCAGTTTGCCGCGGACATGGGCAGAGACGTGTTCGCGGTGCCAGGTGATGTGGATAGGGCTTCGAGTGAAGGTTGCAACTGGTTGTTGAAAGCTGGAGCGATACCACTCACATATCATTCAGAAATTCTGCAATATTACGGGCTCGATGGTCGCTTGGATCGTGAACAGGACGATTTCTTGAAGATCTTTTCTCAGGGCCCTCTCATGTTCGACGAGATAGTGGACATGCTGAAGGTTGATCCTACAGAGCTTTTAGTGAAACTGACCGAGTACGAACTGGACGGTAAATTGGTGAAGCTCGAAGATGGACGTTATCATATTGTGGGGAGGTAG